In a single window of the Acetivibrio clariflavus DSM 19732 genome:
- a CDS encoding sensor histidine kinase, translating into MLAVKFISLSLIGIIQETIIGIILLLIFNLEFNWKKVFSYALVMGLSGSFSATFLRQAGPTAYIFIFVFTALFILLFFYKFSLLKSIMAMCILYLLKAIVSTLCLPIYKLFYRTDFNAVNMTLIEHLISQRLGTVLFIIIALIIYLFKYKIDMPDDFSKKSTVTVVINVIISILLLYPNIIHLHNYMHNETSPLLIYNSISLVFIVLINTINFIKFGKIEILKQNVEFQNLYIQTLNEMIDSLRGFKHDYNNMLQVMQGYISVNDMEGLKNFHSQLLAESRKINNFVPLNSYIKDVPPVYGLLLSKISYSEIKNVTINITVTCKLKITNIKIYDFCKILGILLDNAIEAAAESEKKLVELSIRESPDKSSLFIEITNSCIGTVDISSIFKDGYTTKKDHTGFGLWEVQKILSKYKNCKLYTNVWENYFSQKIEIAYNLTNE; encoded by the coding sequence TTGTTAGCTGTAAAATTTATTAGCCTTTCCCTGATAGGCATAATACAGGAAACTATTATAGGTATTATCTTACTGCTTATTTTTAATTTGGAATTTAATTGGAAAAAGGTGTTTTCCTATGCCCTGGTTATGGGATTGTCCGGCAGTTTTTCAGCAACATTTTTACGTCAGGCAGGCCCTACAGCCTATATATTCATTTTTGTATTTACGGCTTTATTTATCTTGCTGTTTTTTTATAAATTCAGTCTGTTAAAAAGCATTATGGCAATGTGCATACTATATCTTCTAAAAGCCATTGTATCCACTTTGTGTCTTCCCATATACAAGTTATTTTACAGGACTGATTTCAATGCAGTAAACATGACGCTAATCGAGCACCTTATCTCTCAACGGCTTGGAACAGTGCTTTTTATTATCATAGCATTGATAATATACCTGTTTAAGTACAAAATAGATATGCCTGATGATTTTAGTAAAAAAAGTACTGTGACGGTTGTAATTAATGTTATAATATCCATTCTCCTTTTATATCCGAATATTATACATCTTCATAACTATATGCACAACGAAACCTCTCCCTTGCTTATTTATAACTCTATATCCCTTGTATTTATTGTTTTAATAAATACCATAAACTTTATCAAGTTCGGAAAAATAGAGATATTAAAACAAAATGTCGAATTTCAGAATTTATATATCCAGACACTCAATGAAATGATAGACAGTCTCAGAGGATTTAAGCATGACTACAACAACATGTTACAGGTAATGCAAGGTTATATTTCCGTCAACGATATGGAAGGATTGAAGAATTTTCACAGCCAATTATTGGCAGAATCGAGAAAAATAAATAATTTTGTTCCTCTGAATTCATATATAAAAGATGTCCCGCCGGTATATGGACTTTTGCTGTCAAAAATATCCTATTCTGAGATTAAGAATGTAACGATTAACATTACAGTTACGTGTAAACTAAAAATAACAAATATAAAGATTTATGATTTTTGCAAAATACTTGGAATATTATTGGATAACGCAATTGAAGCTGCTGCTGAAAGTGAAAAGAAGCTGGTTGAGTTGTCTATAAGAGAATCCCCTGACAAAAGTTCCCTTTTTATTGAAATAACCAACTCCTGCATTGGAACTGTTGATATTTCCTCCATATTCAAAGATGGATATACTACAAAAAAAGATCACACAGGATTTGGGCTATGGGAAGTACAAAAAATTTTGTCAAAATATAAGAACTGCAAGTTATATACAAATGTGTGGGAAAACTATTTCTCGCAAAAAATTGAAATTGCATATAACCTTACTAATGAATAA